The bacterium genome includes a window with the following:
- a CDS encoding DUF5320 domain-containing protein has translation MPGFNGSGPRGEGPMTGGGFGLCTGYARTGYDRGGGGFGYGRGFGRGFGRGFGRGMALRNG, from the coding sequence ATGCCCGGATTTAATGGATCAGGCCCGAGAGGCGAAGGCCCGATGACAGGCGGAGGTTTCGGCCTTTGCACAGGTTATGCTCGAACTGGATACGACAGAGGTGGAGGTGGATTCGGTTACGGAAGAGGTTTTGGCCGTGGCTTTGGAAGAGGTTTTGGAAGAGGAATGGCATTGCGGAACGGATG